From the Clostridium cagae genome, the window ACATTAGTTTCAATTTTAACACCTAACTTTTTAATATTTTCAACTTCATTTTTAACTACCTTTTCTTTTGGAAGTCTAAATTCAGGTATACCATATTCTAAAACTCCACCAGCTTTATGTAAAGCTTCAAATATAGTAACATCATATCCCTTTTTAGCTAAATCTCCAGCACAAGTTAGTCCAGAAGGACCACTTCCTATTACTGCAATTTTTTTACCATTTGAAGGAGCTGTTTCACTTAAATCAACATTGTGTTCTGCAGACCAATCAGCTGTAAATCTTTCTAGTTTACCAATTGATACTGGTTCACCTTTTATTCCTAATACACACTTACCTTCACATTGACTTTCTTGTGGACATACTCTACCACATACAGCAGGAAGTGCACTATATTTTGCAATTTCCTTTGCTGCATCTTCAAATTTATTATCTTTTATGTGTGATATAAAACCTGGAATATTGATAGCTACTGGACACCCTTCTATACATTTAGGATTCTTACAATTTAAACATCTTGAAGCTTCTTTTTTAGCTTCTTCTTCATTATATCCTAAACATACTTCTTCAAAGTTTGTTGCTCTAACTTTTGCATCCTGTTCTCTTACAGGAACCTTAACCATTCTATCTTTCATATCCATTATTTATCACCTCCACAGCCACAGCCACCATGACTATGAGTGTTTCCTTCTTCAACCTTTAATTGAGCTCTACCTTCTTCACTCTTATACATAGCTTGTCTTCTCATTGATTCATCAAAATCAACTAAATGTCCATCAAATTCTGGACCATCAACACAAGCAAACTTAATTTCATTTCCAACAGTAACTCTACACGCACCACACATACCTGTACCATCTACCATAATCGGATTCAGACTAATAGTTGTCTTGATTTCAAGTTCTTTAGTTAAAGCAGCCATAAATTTCATCATTATCATAGGTCCAATAACCACTGCATGATCATATTTCTTTCCCTCATTAACTAGACTTTGTAAACAATCTGTAACTCTACCATTGAATCCATAGCTACCATCATCTGTTGATATATATAGATTTCCTGCAACTTTTTTCATTTCTTCTTCTAATATTAAAAGTTCTTTATTTCTAGAGCCTACTATAACGTCTACATT encodes:
- a CDS encoding sulfide/dihydroorotate dehydrogenase-like FAD/NAD-binding protein, whose translation is MYKIVSKRELTNNIFLMDIEAPRVAKSAKPGQFIIIKNDDKGERIPLTIADYDSKKGTVTIVFQTVGKSTKELAQYEVNDYVSDFVGPLGQPSEFINEDLEELKKKNIIFVAGGVGAAPVYPQVKWMHENGINVDVIVGSRNKELLILEEEMKKVAGNLYISTDDGSYGFNGRVTDCLQSLVNEGKKYDHAVVIGPMIMMKFMAALTKELEIKTTISLNPIMVDGTGMCGACRVTVGNEIKFACVDGPEFDGHLVDFDESMRRQAMYKSEEGRAQLKVEEGNTHSHGGCGCGGDK